Proteins encoded together in one Pseudomonadota bacterium window:
- a CDS encoding uroporphyrinogen-III synthase: TLLEEQGADCIERATIALADPDSWDDLDRELVRIASYQWLLFTSINAVRYFLRRVFAQGMDVRDLKGPSIGVVGKATADCLLEYGIRADLLPEEFTGEGLADSLIKKGVNGAKILLPRALKAHEILPEKLRAANAEVTVVPVYQNIMPQLDDASLKREIEEGNIDVVTFTSSSTVTNFLAMLGLETQEEIQKLLAGVKIAAIGPITAKTIRKNGLTVDIQPENFTIPDLVDSIVTYFTK, from the coding sequence ACCCTTCTTGAAGAACAAGGGGCGGATTGTATTGAAAGGGCGACAATAGCACTTGCCGATCCTGATTCCTGGGACGATCTGGATCGTGAACTGGTCCGCATTGCCAGTTATCAATGGCTGTTATTTACCAGCATTAATGCGGTAAGGTATTTCTTGAGGCGTGTTTTTGCTCAAGGCATGGATGTCCGTGATCTTAAGGGCCCAAGCATTGGCGTGGTCGGCAAAGCCACCGCCGACTGTCTTCTTGAGTATGGAATCCGGGCTGACCTGCTTCCTGAGGAATTCACCGGCGAAGGCTTAGCTGACAGCCTGATTAAAAAAGGGGTGAACGGCGCAAAAATATTGCTGCCCCGCGCTTTAAAGGCTCACGAAATACTTCCGGAGAAACTGCGGGCAGCCAACGCTGAGGTCACGGTTGTTCCGGTGTATCAGAACATCATGCCGCAATTGGACGATGCATCGCTGAAGCGTGAAATAGAGGAAGGAAATATTGATGTTGTGACCTTTACCAGCTCTTCCACGGTCACCAATTTCCTTGCCATGCTCGGACTCGAGACCCAGGAGGAAATCCAAAAACTTCTGGCCGGGGTCAAGATTGCCGCCATCGGTCCGATCACCGCAAAAACAATCCGGAAAAACGGTCTCACCGTTGATATCCAACCGGAAAATTTCACCATCCCCGATCTTGTGGATAGCATAGTGACATATTTTACAAAGTAG